From the genome of Patescibacteria group bacterium, one region includes:
- a CDS encoding nucleotide exchange factor GrpE: MPDEKSSSAKAAGDKEINNEALEEAAVESADEKILRLETELKDANDKYLRALAEQQNLVKRQAAEKEDFVRYANQEIIAEFLMVYDHLKLSISSLPENEKGSAWVKGVEMTIKQFKDLLSVNGVDEIKTTGEKFDSNTMEAVEGQGEKVLKEIMAGYKLNGKVIRAARVVLE, encoded by the coding sequence ATGCCTGACGAAAAATCCTCCTCCGCTAAAGCCGCGGGGGATAAAGAAATAAATAACGAAGCCTTGGAAGAAGCTGCAGTTGAATCCGCCGACGAAAAAATCCTGCGCTTGGAAACCGAGCTGAAAGACGCCAATGATAAATATTTGCGCGCGCTGGCCGAACAGCAGAATTTGGTTAAGCGGCAGGCCGCCGAGAAAGAAGATTTTGTCCGCTATGCCAATCAGGAAATCATTGCCGAATTTTTGATGGTCTATGATCATTTGAAATTATCCATCAGCTCGCTGCCGGAAAATGAAAAAGGCAGTGCCTGGGTTAAGGGCGTGGAAATGACCATTAAACAATTTAAAGATCTGTTATCAGTTAACGGTGTCGATGAAATCAAAACTACTGGCGAGAAATTTGATTCCAATACTATGGAAGCAGTTGAAGGCCAGGGCGAAAAGGTTTTAAAAGAGATAATGGCGGGTTATAAATTAAACGGCAAAGTTATACGTGCTGCTAGAGTTGTTTTAGAATAA
- a CDS encoding Hsp20/alpha crystallin family protein translates to MSNLIKWSPFFDGFEDTDKMFSEFVPMVRRTDSAGFVPAIDMYEDKDNLIVETQLAGTDPEKVSIAIENDVLTIKGESEKKSEVEDKEYYRKEIRRGSFFRSIPLPAHVDGDKASAISESGILKISIPKRAESAPKTIKIEKK, encoded by the coding sequence ATGTCTAACTTAATCAAATGGTCTCCGTTCTTCGACGGTTTTGAAGATACGGACAAGATGTTTTCCGAATTCGTGCCCATGGTGCGGCGCACGGATTCAGCCGGATTCGTTCCCGCGATCGATATGTATGAAGATAAGGATAATCTGATCGTCGAGACGCAATTGGCCGGCACTGATCCGGAAAAAGTTTCCATCGCCATTGAAAATGACGTTTTGACGATCAAAGGCGAAAGCGAAAAGAAAAGTGAGGTGGAAGATAAAGAATATTATCGCAAAGAGATTCGCCGCGGCTCATTCTTCCGCTCGATCCCTCTGCCGGCTCATGTCGACGGCGACAAAGCCTCAGCCATTTCCGAATCCGGCATCCTGAAAATTTCTATCCCGAAAAGAGCAGAATCCGCGCCAAAGACGATTAAAATTGAAAAGAAGTAA